The DNA sequence TTCCGAGGTAATAGGTCAAGGCTGCAGCCGGGAATCTCTGGAGCGTATCCAGCAGGTTATAAAAGATAAAGGCCTCAACCGGGTTGTGGTCGGCGCCTGTTCGCCCAGAACACATGAACCCATCTTTCAGGACACGATCCGCAAGGCGGGTCTGAACAAATACCTTGTGGAGATTGTCAACCTCAGGGATCAAGATACTTGGGTGCATGCCGACCGTCCCAAGGACGCCACCCAAAAAGCGCACGAATTGATGCGAATGGGCGTCTCAGCGGTACGTTTTTCCCGCCCCTTGCAGGAATACACCCTGCCGATGAACAAAGACGTCCTGGTGGTCGGCGGCGGCGTCTCGGGTATGACAGCGGCGCTGAGTCTGGCGGACATGGGCTATAAGGTTCACCTGGTAGAGCGCTCTGCGGAGCTCGGCGGCGTAGCCAAAACCCTTCGCAAAACTATAGAAGGGGACGACGTCCGGGCCTTTATGAGCGATCTCATCAAGAGAACCGAACAGCACCGCGGCATCCAGGTTCTTAAACAGGCGACGGTGGTGGATCATTCTGGTGTAGCTGGAATGTTTAAGACAGGGATTCAGGTTGGACCCGAAAAGGCCTATAAGGAGATCGAGCACGGAGTGGGCATCCTGGCTACAGGCGCCATCCCAAACCGGCCGAAGGAATACCTGTTAGGTCAAAGCAAGGCCGTCGTGACACAACTCGATCTGCAGGACGTCCTGGCGGAGACCCCGGAAGTGGCCAAAAGTTGGCGCAACGTCGTCATGATTCAGTGCGTCGGCTCTCGCGTGCCGGAAAATCCGAACTGCTCGCGCATCTGCTGCCAGGCGGCGGTCAAGAACGCCCTCAGGCTGCGTGAACTCAACCCAGAACTGCCGATTATGATTCTCTATCGCGATATGCGCACCTATGGTTTCCATGAGGACTATTATCGGAAGGCGCGCGAACAGGGCGTTCTTTTCGCAACCTATAAATTGGAAGACAAACCCGTAGCGACCCCTGACGGCGACCAGGTCACGGTTGTTTTTACAGACCCTATACTGGGGCAAAAAGTGCAGGTGAAGGCCGATTGTCTGGCGTTGAGCACCGGGTTTATGGCTGACAAGGAGACCACGACTAGTCTGGGCCGGATATTTAATCTTCCCGGTACTTCAGATGGCTATTTTCTCGAAGAGCATGTCAAGCTAAGACCGATTGATCTGCCAAATCCGGGCTTCTTTGTGGCTGGAACAGCTCATTCGCCTAAACTTGTCTGTGAGAGTATCGCTCAGGCTCAGGCTGCGGCAGGACGGGCGATGACCTTCCTGGCCGGTGATACGATCAACCTGCCGGCCGCCGTGGCTCAGGTAGACGGGGAGATTTGCGCCGCCTGTCTCATCTGCGTACGGGCCTGCCCCTTCGACGTGCCGTTTATCAATGATAAGGGCTATTCGGAGATCGATCCGGCCAAATGCCACGGATGTGGTGTTTGTGCCGCGGAATGCCCGGCCAAAGCGATTCAGCTCATGCAATTTGAGGATGACCAGATTGCGGCGAAATTGGACGGTCTTCTGGAAAGGATGTGCTGATGGAGAACTTTGAACCTGTAATTGTTGCTTTTTGTTGCCATTATTGCGCCTATACCGCCGCGGACATGGCGGGTAGTATGAGGATCTCGTATCCGCCTAACGTCAAAATCATTCGAGTTCCCTGTTCCGGCAAGGTCGATGTCATTCACCTGATGAAGGCCATCGAAAAAGGCGCCGACGGGGTGTATATTGCCGGCTGTTTAGAGGGAGACTGCCATTTTAGGAACGGCAACGTGAAGGCTAAGCGGCGTCTAGCCCATGTCAGAAAAATCTTGGATGATATCGGCATCGGCGGCGAGCGCGTCGAAATGTTCGAGATGTCGGCGGGCATGGGTGATCGTTTTGCTCAGGTTGCCACTGATTTTACTGAAAAGATCAGGAAACTCGGACCCAATCCCGCCAAAGTGGCGCGTGCGGCATAACACCTGGCTGCAGGCTGACCCAGAAGGAAAAGGAGAGTAAGCAAACATGATTACTGCTGAACGAAAACCGATGGCGGAACTCATCGAATGCGTCAAGCCGTTTCGCCGCATTTTGCTGGCTGGATGCAATGAGTGCGTCACGGTGTGCGCCGCTGGAGGCCGCAAGGAGGTAGGAATTCTCGCCTCGGCCCTCAAGATGCACTTCCAGAAGGAAAATCATCCCATTGAAATCAAAGAAATCACTTTAGAGAGACAGTGCGACCCCGAATACGTGGAGCAACTAGCCCCGCTCATCGAAGAGGTCGACGTCGTGCTCTCCATGGCCTGCGGCTGCGGTGTGCAGGAGGTGGCGCGGCGTTTTAGCCATATGCCCGTTTTCCCTGCAGTGAACACCAAGTTCATGGGCGCGTCCGAGGCGCCCGGCCTGTGGGCCGAACGGTGTAAGGGATGCGGCGACTGTGTCCTGGGATACACAGGGGGAATCTGTCCTATCAGCCGCTGTTCCAAGCAGTTGCTCAATGGTCCCTGTGGCGGCTCAACCAATGGCAAATGCGAAATTAATCCCGATGTTGACTGCGCCTGGCAGCTCATCTGGGATAGGCTGAAGGCTTTGGGCAAGACTGAACTCTATGAAGAGAACTTACCTGCCAAGGACTGGCGTTCCGGGGGCGGCGGAGGACCTCGAAAGATTTTTAGAGAGGATTTGGCATCATGAAGACGGATAGCACACTGGAAAAGATTTTGGCATCGGGAAAGCTGGCTGTTACTTCCGAGTGTGGGCCGCCTCGTGGGGCCCTGCCGGAGAAAGTGCGCGAAAAGGCTAATCTGCTCAAGGGCTACGTCGACGCCGTCAACGTCACGGACAACCAGACCGCCATGGTTAGGATGTCCAGCCTTTCCGCCTGTATTCTCTTAAAGCAACTCGGACTCAACCCCATTTTGCAGATGGTCACCCGGGATCGAAACCGTCTGGCAATGCAGAGCGATATCCTCGGCGCCTACGCCCACGGGATCGATAACATGCTCTGCCTCTCTGGCGATCATACGTCCTTCGGTGATCATCCCATGGCCGCCTGTGTCCATGACATCGATTCGATTCAATTGATCAACATGGTCAAGAACATGCGGGATGAAGGGAAGTTTCAGGGCGGCGAGAAGATCGACGGTCCGCCCAAGATGTTCATCGGCGCCGCGGCCAACCCTTTCGCCGACCCCTTCGAACTGCGCGTCGCCCGCCTTGCCAAAAAGGTCAAGGCCGGCGTCGAATTTATCCAGACCCAATGTATCTTTAATCTGGATAAATTCGAGAAGTGGATGGAAGGCGTCCGTGACCGGGGTCTGGATGAGAAGGTCTATATCCTGGCCGGTATTACCCCGATGAAATCGGTCGGCATGGCCAAATACATGAAGAACAAGGTTCCCGGCATGGATGTGCCCGATGATGTCGTCAAGCGCATGGCCGGGGTTCCCAAAGAAAAACAGGCTGAAGAGGGCATCAAGATCTGCGTCGAAAGCATTCAGCGCCTTAAAGAAGTTAAAGGCGTCAAAGGCTTCCACATCATGGCTATCGAGTGGGAGCAGAAGGTTCCCGAGATTGTCGAAAAGGCGGGTCTGTTGCCGCGGCCCTAAATAGTTTCAGGTCTGAGGA is a window from the Desulfobacca acetoxidans DSM 11109 genome containing:
- a CDS encoding FAD-dependent oxidoreductase — translated: MQEKKRTSNKVLVVGGGIGGIKASLDLAEANREVVLIDKAFSIGGISIQLDRTFPTNNCDFCTLSPHLAESGRQLHIDLMTATQLTNLEGEAGRFKATLTTAPRYIDTEKCTACGECYRKFPECVRFTPGLDHRAPTCMRYPKTTPDAFSIDMEKCTNKDELVKVCPAGAIILDDGPKTQEIEVGSVILALGAEVYVPSDLGGYGYGIYPNVVTNLEYERILSAFGPTKGELLRPSDGKKPQKIAWIQCIGSRGMQKNAVPYCSSACCMYALKEAIVTKERFQNDIETTIFYMDMRTFGKDYELYLQRAKNDLGIRLVRCRPHSLQPVEEECQYTGEIEIRYLSDTDSKLVVENYDLVVLTTGFRIAPEVKELGQQLGIDLNEYGYAQTGGFDPVATSRPGIYVCGIFQSPKDIPGTLVEASAASLKAAGDLTPLRTTSDWQAELPPERDVSGESLKIGVFVCDCGFNIGSVVDVNEIVQQAAKLSDVVVSEVIGQGCSRESLERIQQVIKDKGLNRVVVGACSPRTHEPIFQDTIRKAGLNKYLVEIVNLRDQDTWVHADRPKDATQKAHELMRMGVSAVRFSRPLQEYTLPMNKDVLVVGGGVSGMTAALSLADMGYKVHLVERSAELGGVAKTLRKTIEGDDVRAFMSDLIKRTEQHRGIQVLKQATVVDHSGVAGMFKTGIQVGPEKAYKEIEHGVGILATGAIPNRPKEYLLGQSKAVVTQLDLQDVLAETPEVAKSWRNVVMIQCVGSRVPENPNCSRICCQAAVKNALRLRELNPELPIMILYRDMRTYGFHEDYYRKAREQGVLFATYKLEDKPVATPDGDQVTVVFTDPILGQKVQVKADCLALSTGFMADKETTTSLGRIFNLPGTSDGYFLEEHVKLRPIDLPNPGFFVAGTAHSPKLVCESIAQAQAAAGRAMTFLAGDTINLPAAVAQVDGEICAACLICVRACPFDVPFINDKGYSEIDPAKCHGCGVCAAECPAKAIQLMQFEDDQIAAKLDGLLERMC
- a CDS encoding methylenetetrahydrofolate reductase, which codes for MKTDSTLEKILASGKLAVTSECGPPRGALPEKVREKANLLKGYVDAVNVTDNQTAMVRMSSLSACILLKQLGLNPILQMVTRDRNRLAMQSDILGAYAHGIDNMLCLSGDHTSFGDHPMAACVHDIDSIQLINMVKNMRDEGKFQGGEKIDGPPKMFIGAAANPFADPFELRVARLAKKVKAGVEFIQTQCIFNLDKFEKWMEGVRDRGLDEKVYILAGITPMKSVGMAKYMKNKVPGMDVPDDVVKRMAGVPKEKQAEEGIKICVESIQRLKEVKGVKGFHIMAIEWEQKVPEIVEKAGLLPRP
- a CDS encoding methylenetetrahydrofolate reductase C-terminal domain-containing protein, translating into MITAERKPMAELIECVKPFRRILLAGCNECVTVCAAGGRKEVGILASALKMHFQKENHPIEIKEITLERQCDPEYVEQLAPLIEEVDVVLSMACGCGVQEVARRFSHMPVFPAVNTKFMGASEAPGLWAERCKGCGDCVLGYTGGICPISRCSKQLLNGPCGGSTNGKCEINPDVDCAWQLIWDRLKALGKTELYEENLPAKDWRSGGGGGPRKIFREDLAS
- a CDS encoding hydrogenase iron-sulfur subunit; this translates as MENFEPVIVAFCCHYCAYTAADMAGSMRISYPPNVKIIRVPCSGKVDVIHLMKAIEKGADGVYIAGCLEGDCHFRNGNVKAKRRLAHVRKILDDIGIGGERVEMFEMSAGMGDRFAQVATDFTEKIRKLGPNPAKVARAA